AATACTCGTTGGAGGGAAAAAGCTGATCAGCCAGGTAGGTATCGCCATTACCAAAGCGACGATCAACTCCAGCTTGGAAGGCAAAGCAGATACGTTCTCGTTTTCGGTAACGAATGCTTTTGATACGGCAGCGTGGGAATTTCGCTGGGTAGATGACTATTTGGTTCCTGGCAACGAAATCGAGATCCAGATGGGCTACGGAACCGAGCTGTCCAGTCTCTTTTACGGGCATATTACAGCCGTTTCGTTTGCATGCGAGGAGACGCCTACCATTACGGTAAAAGGGATGGACAAATCGTTCCTGCTTATGGTCGATAACAAGTCTACCTCTTGGAATAAAAAGAAATACAGCGATGTCGTGAAAGAGCTGGGACAAAAATACGGCTTGTCGACGCATGTGGATGATACGGTTCATACAATCGAGCCCATTACAAAGACGGTCTCCGAGACTGACTTTCAATTTTTAAATCGTCTCGCAAAAATTTGCAACTACGATTTTTTTATCGTCGGGAAGAACTTGTATTTCCGTAAGCCACTGAGCAACATGACGCCGGTCCTTACCTTGATCTGGGGAGTTTCCTTGCGCAGCTTTTCCGTTGATGTCAACATTGCTTCCCAAGCATCCTCCTATACGGTGCGATGGGTAGACAAGGACAAATCAACGGTGCTCCAGGAAGCAAAAGCAACGAGCACAGATATCGGGAAGCTCGGGACCAATTCGAAGACAAGCGCTGATCTGCTGAAAGCAATCGGTGATTATTTTGATAAATACGAGTCTACGAAAAAGCTGGACTCACCTGAGGAGATAAAAGCGGTTGCGAAAGCACGCTTGAATCAACTCGCCATGAACCTTCTTGACGGCAACTGTGAGGCAGTCGGTCTGCCAGAAATTCGTGCTGGCCGCTATATCATGCTAGAGGGCATGGGGAAAAAGCTGAGTCAGCCTTATTACATCACATCTGTCACACACACCATCGATGTGGCATCTGGCTATGTCACGACGTTTCATGTGAAGGGAAATACGATATGAGCTTTGATCATTGGTTCTACCAGGATGAAATTACAGAAGAAGAACGGGCAAGAATCCACGGTGTCATTGTCGGCATTGTAACCAACAATGAAGACCCTGAAAAGCTCTCGCGTGTGAAGCTGAAGCTGCCTCTGGTTGATAATGAGCGGGAGACGGACTGGGTGCGAATTGCCACGCTTTTTGCGGGAAAAGATCGCGGCAGCCTGTTTATTCCGGAGGTAGGCGACGAGGTGCTGG
This genomic stretch from Brevibacillus sp. DP1.3A harbors:
- a CDS encoding phage late control D family protein; this encodes MSELKLTTDRHSFDDLRQTYNNFHSPALEILVGGKKLISQVGIAITKATINSSLEGKADTFSFSVTNAFDTAAWEFRWVDDYLVPGNEIEIQMGYGTELSSLFYGHITAVSFACEETPTITVKGMDKSFLLMVDNKSTSWNKKKYSDVVKELGQKYGLSTHVDDTVHTIEPITKTVSETDFQFLNRLAKICNYDFFIVGKNLYFRKPLSNMTPVLTLIWGVSLRSFSVDVNIASQASSYTVRWVDKDKSTVLQEAKATSTDIGKLGTNSKTSADLLKAIGDYFDKYESTKKLDSPEEIKAVAKARLNQLAMNLLDGNCEAVGLPEIRAGRYIMLEGMGKKLSQPYYITSVTHTIDVASGYVTTFHVKGNTI